In Kogia breviceps isolate mKogBre1 chromosome 9, mKogBre1 haplotype 1, whole genome shotgun sequence, a single window of DNA contains:
- the SMKR1 gene encoding small lysine-rich protein 1 isoform X1: MAGRQAPVSWQQVNTERPRPQRRASPGVLLAARQHPRAWSLSLRGALVRVAPPATWLRWVPQHVVAAAQWLTTPSPRRAPLSASASSRRAALRERASEKRGEVPGLRRFGGESGGGSPVSRRNGRGSAACKRRGELWSLSGLGTHATLTCSTEKALPWPGKQGHLPTLLRLLGWIRAVSVCGHTNSSPVLLKPGCAPWSHEDS; this comes from the exons ATGGCTGGGCGCCAGGCCCCGGTGTCCTGGCAACAGGTAAACACTGAGCGGCCCCGCCCCCAGCGGCGCGCCTCGCCCGGCGTGTTGCTCGCCGCCCGCCAGCACCCGCGAGCCTGGAGCCTTAGCCTGCGAGGCGCACTCGTCCGAGTTGCGCCGCCCGCAACCTGGTTGCGGTGGGTGCCCCAGCATGTAGTGGCGGCGGCCCAGTGGCTGACTACCCCCTCACCCCGCCGGGCTCCCCTGAGCGCCTCGGCCTCCTCGCGCCGCGCCGCGCTGCGAGAGCGGGCTTCTGAGAAGCGTGGCGAGGTCCCGGGCCTGCGGCGGTTCGGGGGCGAGAGCGGAGGTGGCAGTCCCGTGAGCCGCAGGAATGGGCGCGGGAGCGCCGCCTGCAAGCGACGCGGAGAACTGTGGTCTCTTTCAGGATTAGGAACCCATGCCACGCTCACCTGCTCAACTGAGAAAGCATTACCATG GCCTGGGAAACAGGGCCACCTTCCCACTCTGCTGAGATTGCTGGGCTGGATCCGAGCGGTTTCTGTTTGTGGACACACCAACTCTagtccagtgcttctcaaacctgGGTGTGCACCGTGGTCACATGAAGACTCCTGA
- the SMKR1 gene encoding small lysine-rich protein 1 isoform X3, producing MPGKGKRKGRGKSRGKKQKKPEVDILSPAAMLNLYYIVHNVAGCLHLCGFRWPGATKSKKEKNKT from the exons ATG CCaggtaaagggaaaagaaaaggccgAGGCAAGTCCCGTGGGAAAAAGCAGAAGAAACCGGAAGTGGACATCCTCAGCCCCGCTGCGATGCTGAACCTCTACTACATCGTCCACAACGTCGCCGGCTGCCTGCACCTGTGCGGCTTCCGCTGGCCAGGCGCTACCAAgtcaaagaaggagaaaaacaagactTAA
- the SMKR1 gene encoding small lysine-rich protein 1 isoform X2 yields the protein MAGRQAPVSWQQVNTERPRPQRRASPGVLLAARQHPRAWSLSLRGALVRVAPPATWLRWVPQHVVAAAQWLTTPSPRRAPLSASASSRRAALRERASEKRGEVPGLRRFGGESGGGSPVSRRNGRGSAACKRRGELWSLSGLGTHATLTCSTEKALPCQVKGKEKAEASPVGKSRRNRKWTSSAPLRC from the exons ATGGCTGGGCGCCAGGCCCCGGTGTCCTGGCAACAGGTAAACACTGAGCGGCCCCGCCCCCAGCGGCGCGCCTCGCCCGGCGTGTTGCTCGCCGCCCGCCAGCACCCGCGAGCCTGGAGCCTTAGCCTGCGAGGCGCACTCGTCCGAGTTGCGCCGCCCGCAACCTGGTTGCGGTGGGTGCCCCAGCATGTAGTGGCGGCGGCCCAGTGGCTGACTACCCCCTCACCCCGCCGGGCTCCCCTGAGCGCCTCGGCCTCCTCGCGCCGCGCCGCGCTGCGAGAGCGGGCTTCTGAGAAGCGTGGCGAGGTCCCGGGCCTGCGGCGGTTCGGGGGCGAGAGCGGAGGTGGCAGTCCCGTGAGCCGCAGGAATGGGCGCGGGAGCGCCGCCTGCAAGCGACGCGGAGAACTGTGGTCTCTTTCAGGATTAGGAACCCATGCCACGCTCACCTGCTCAACTGAGAAAGCATTACCATG CCaggtaaagggaaaagaaaaggccgAGGCAAGTCCCGTGGGAAAAAGCAGAAGAAACCGGAAGTGGACATCCTCAGCCCCGCTGCGATGCTGA